One genomic region from Streptomyces sp. NBC_01431 encodes:
- the gltX gene encoding glutamate--tRNA ligase has protein sequence MANPLDASVRVRFCPSPTGNPHVGLVRTALFNWAFARHHGGTFVFRIEDTDAARDSEESYNQLLDSMRWLGFTWDEGPEIGGPHAPYRQSQRMDIYKDVAGKLLAGGYAYNCYCTTEELDARREAARAAGKPSGYDGHCRDLSDAQKQAYEAEGRSHVVRFRMPDEATTFTDLVRGEITVQAENVTDYGIVRANGAPLYTLVNPVDDALMEITHVLRGEDLLSSTPRQIALYKALIELGVAKEIPSFGHLPYVMGEGNKKLSKRDPQASLNVYRERGFLPEGLLNYLSLLGWSFSADQDVFSIQDMVAKFDIADVNANPARFDLKKAESINADHIRMLDEKAFAAACEPWLRAPHANWDPESFDEKAWQAIAPHAQTRVTVLSDITANVDFLFRAEPVEDEASWAKAMKEGSDALLRTAREKLESADWTSPESLKNAVLAAGEEHGLKLGKAQAPVRVAVTGRTVGLPLFESLEILGKDKTLKRIDAALVKLAA, from the coding sequence GTGGCTAACCCCCTGGACGCCAGCGTCCGCGTCCGTTTCTGTCCCTCCCCGACCGGCAACCCCCACGTGGGCCTGGTCCGCACCGCCCTGTTCAACTGGGCGTTCGCCCGGCACCACGGCGGCACCTTCGTCTTCCGCATCGAGGACACCGACGCGGCGCGCGACTCCGAGGAGTCGTACAACCAGCTGCTCGACTCGATGCGCTGGCTGGGCTTCACCTGGGACGAGGGCCCGGAGATCGGCGGCCCGCACGCGCCCTACCGCCAGTCGCAGCGCATGGACATCTACAAGGACGTCGCCGGGAAGCTGCTCGCGGGCGGCTACGCGTACAACTGCTACTGCACCACCGAGGAGCTGGACGCCCGTCGCGAGGCCGCCCGCGCCGCCGGCAAGCCGTCCGGCTACGACGGCCACTGCCGCGATCTGAGCGACGCGCAGAAGCAGGCGTACGAGGCCGAGGGCCGCAGCCACGTCGTGCGCTTCCGGATGCCGGACGAGGCGACCACCTTCACGGACCTGGTCCGCGGCGAGATCACCGTCCAGGCGGAGAACGTCACCGACTACGGCATCGTCCGCGCGAACGGCGCCCCGCTCTACACGCTGGTCAACCCGGTCGACGACGCGCTGATGGAGATCACCCACGTCCTGCGCGGCGAGGACCTGCTGTCCTCCACGCCGCGCCAGATCGCGCTGTACAAGGCGCTGATCGAGCTGGGCGTGGCGAAGGAGATCCCGTCCTTCGGCCACCTGCCGTACGTCATGGGCGAGGGCAACAAGAAGCTCTCCAAGCGCGACCCGCAGGCGTCCTTGAACGTCTACCGCGAGCGCGGCTTCCTCCCCGAGGGCCTCCTCAACTACCTCTCCCTGCTTGGCTGGTCGTTCTCGGCGGACCAGGACGTCTTCTCGATCCAGGACATGGTCGCGAAGTTCGACATCGCGGACGTCAACGCCAACCCGGCCCGCTTCGACCTGAAGAAGGCCGAGTCGATCAACGCGGACCACATCCGCATGCTGGACGAGAAGGCCTTCGCGGCGGCCTGCGAGCCGTGGCTGCGTGCCCCGCACGCGAACTGGGACCCCGAGTCCTTCGACGAGAAGGCCTGGCAGGCGATCGCCCCGCACGCCCAGACCCGCGTGACGGTCCTCTCGGACATCACGGCCAACGTCGACTTCCTCTTCCGCGCCGAGCCCGTCGAGGACGAGGCGTCCTGGGCGAAGGCCATGAAGGAAGGCTCGGACGCACTCCTTCGCACGGCGCGCGAGAAGCTGGAGTCGGCGGACTGGACGTCGCCGGAGTCCCTGAAGAACGCGGTCCTGGCGGCGGGCGAGGAGCACGGCCTCAAGCTGGGCAAGGCGCAGGCCCCGGTCCGCGTGGCCGTGACCGGCCGCACGGTCGGCCTGCCCCTGTTCGAGTCCCTGGAAATCCTGGGCAAGGACAAGACGCTGAAGCGGATCGACGCGGCGCTGGTGAAGCTGGCGGCGTAG
- a CDS encoding fumarylacetoacetate hydrolase family protein, protein MRIARFSIDGNVAFGAVEGEGPDGLVLDIIKGIPYADFELSGTKVPLSKVRLLPPVLPNKVVAIGRNYAEHAKELGNEVPEVPVAFFKPTTSVIGSGDNIEYPSFSNELHHEAELAVVIGRMCREVPRERVKDVIFGYTCANDVTARDAQKREKQWARAKGFDTSCPLGPWVETDLDPTDLTIQATVNGEQRQLGRTADMIRSIEDLVVHITEAMTLLPGDVILTGTPAGVGPLNVGDEVAVTIEGIGTLTNRVIKRG, encoded by the coding sequence GTGCGCATCGCCAGGTTCTCCATCGACGGCAATGTCGCCTTCGGAGCCGTCGAGGGTGAAGGCCCCGACGGTCTCGTACTCGACATCATCAAGGGCATCCCGTACGCGGACTTCGAGCTCAGCGGCACCAAGGTCCCGCTGAGCAAGGTCCGCCTCCTGCCGCCCGTGCTCCCCAACAAGGTCGTGGCCATCGGCCGCAACTACGCGGAGCACGCCAAGGAGCTCGGCAACGAGGTCCCCGAGGTGCCGGTGGCCTTCTTCAAGCCGACCACCTCGGTGATCGGCTCCGGCGACAACATCGAGTACCCCTCCTTCTCCAACGAACTGCACCACGAGGCCGAGCTCGCCGTCGTCATCGGCCGCATGTGCCGCGAGGTCCCGCGCGAGCGCGTCAAGGACGTCATCTTCGGCTACACCTGCGCCAACGACGTCACCGCGCGCGACGCCCAGAAGCGCGAGAAGCAGTGGGCCCGCGCCAAGGGCTTCGACACCTCGTGCCCGCTCGGCCCCTGGGTGGAGACGGACCTCGACCCCACGGACCTCACCATCCAGGCGACGGTCAACGGCGAACAGCGCCAGCTCGGCCGCACCGCCGACATGATCCGCTCCATCGAGGACCTGGTCGTCCACATCACCGAGGCCATGACGCTGCTCCCGGGCGACGTCATCCTCACCGGCACTCCGGCCGGGGTCGGCCCCCTCAACGTCGGCGACGAAGTCGCCGTCACCATCGAAGGCATCGGCACTCTCACCAACAGGGTGATCAAGCGTGGCTAA
- a CDS encoding sensor histidine kinase, translating into MQGRFKRDGSAAAEQEPQGGTGPRTASSSPQHAQNPRGPENPTPSPGGEASGPTARTGGPSGPTGGEEPKAALKPTGPVDTGSRIALRNWRISTRLVALLALPVVAATTLGGLRIEQSMNDMQQLDHMQLLTDMTKQATELAAALQTERDDSAGPLSTQTSDARVQTDRSATDLVKKSFINATQDVSGSENDDALESIRRNVTNIAIQLQDLENIRKTAYRDNSTNSQTVESYSRLIRGLLSLSQDMAQATSNPEMIKRTRALAAFSSAKEYASVQRAIIASALPATKDKPGNLTEPDRLYAKAAQDGERQDLASFQNVYEANGGNSTELMAPLDKGNSEITAANAYSQRVLKNTGGINQEQRRSYLDWYDQDSNKINQMKTIEQTLLGEMEQKARELRDSSQRDAILNGALIVIVLGVSLVGAFVVARSMIRSLRRLQDTATRVAQDRLPELVKQLSESDPQDVDTSVESVGVHSRDEIGQVAAAFDDVHREAVRLAAEQALLRGNVNAMFTNLSRRSQGLIQRQLSLISELESREADPDQLSSLFKLDHLATRMRRNGENLLVLAGEEPGRRWTRPVPLVDVLRAAASEVEQYERIELAAVPATEVAGRVVNDLVHLLAELLENATSFSSPQTKVRVTGHALPDGRVLVEIHDTGIGLSPEDLAAINERLASPPTVDVSVSRRMGLFVVGRLSLRHGIRIQLRPSDSGGTTALVMLPVDVAQGGKKVPGKAGGQQPQAPAGQGGRPGLAGGPPSRAGLAAGPLGGGPGAPGGRLAAGAPRGQVTGGQGPRAALPPRAGGPQQGQQGGQQSAFGSTAATPPAAPRRGDRPITPPPGAPRAELPGGNQQPARPQAASWGNDQVAGPGSALDAPRGHEEPEQHTGQYPRPALDDRQGPGSTAEFARPDFDGPPPGSRQDQSSTTGEFVRPDVFGAPTAQGPSATGQFERPGGYDGYGDQSSNTGQFARPGQDPSNTGQYSRPGADELQGPAATSGFARPDFNAPRPPAPQPAQPQQYQQQPQQGQDFGSGAPRQRGDFGAPRRPAASLPPQQQSQPDALPPAGDGDGRTPLYDTLETNWFQQQQGQQGGQPQQGAPHAPQAPQQQAPQGRTAEPRQQPAERRPARESGTANGTGASNGSGAWRSSPNDDLVRQAERARKPAAGGITTSGLPKRVPRANLVPGTAQQQNNQAGPQVSRAPDDVRGRLTNLRRGIQQGRQAGNGSTGSFHVDPTHQQER; encoded by the coding sequence GTGCAGGGACGTTTCAAGAGGGATGGCAGCGCTGCGGCGGAGCAGGAGCCGCAGGGCGGGACTGGCCCCAGAACAGCCAGTTCCTCGCCCCAGCACGCCCAGAACCCCCGGGGCCCCGAGAATCCGACCCCCTCGCCGGGCGGCGAGGCGAGCGGCCCGACGGCGCGCACCGGAGGACCGTCGGGTCCCACCGGCGGCGAGGAGCCGAAGGCTGCCCTGAAGCCGACGGGACCCGTCGACACCGGCTCCCGAATAGCCCTGCGCAACTGGCGCATCTCGACCCGTCTGGTCGCCCTGCTCGCGCTCCCCGTGGTCGCCGCGACGACCCTGGGCGGGCTGCGTATCGAGCAGTCCATGAACGACATGCAGCAGCTCGACCACATGCAGCTGCTCACCGACATGACCAAGCAGGCGACCGAGCTCGCCGCCGCGCTCCAGACCGAGCGCGACGACTCGGCGGGCCCGCTCTCCACCCAGACCTCCGACGCCCGCGTGCAGACCGACCGCTCGGCCACCGACCTGGTCAAGAAGTCGTTCATCAACGCGACCCAGGACGTCAGCGGTTCGGAGAACGACGACGCCCTCGAATCGATCCGGCGCAACGTCACCAACATCGCGATCCAGCTCCAGGACCTGGAGAACATCCGCAAGACCGCGTACCGGGACAACTCCACCAACTCCCAGACGGTCGAGTCCTACAGCCGTCTCATCCGCGGTCTGCTCAGCCTCTCCCAGGACATGGCGCAGGCCACCTCCAACCCGGAGATGATCAAGCGGACCCGTGCGCTGGCGGCCTTCTCATCGGCCAAGGAGTACGCCTCGGTCCAGCGCGCGATCATCGCCTCGGCGCTGCCGGCCACCAAGGACAAGCCGGGCAACCTGACGGAGCCCGACCGCCTCTACGCCAAGGCCGCCCAGGACGGCGAGCGCCAGGATCTCGCCTCGTTCCAGAACGTGTACGAGGCCAACGGCGGCAACTCCACCGAGTTGATGGCCCCGCTCGACAAGGGCAACTCGGAGATCACCGCCGCCAACGCGTACTCGCAGCGCGTGCTGAAGAACACCGGCGGCATCAACCAGGAGCAGCGGCGCTCGTACCTCGACTGGTACGACCAGGACTCCAACAAGATCAACCAGATGAAGACCATCGAGCAGACCCTGCTCGGCGAGATGGAGCAGAAGGCGCGCGAGCTGCGCGACTCCTCGCAGCGCGACGCGATCCTCAACGGTGCGCTGATCGTCATCGTCCTCGGTGTCTCGCTGGTCGGCGCCTTCGTCGTGGCCCGCTCCATGATCCGCTCGCTGCGGCGTCTCCAGGACACCGCGACCCGGGTCGCCCAGGACCGGCTGCCCGAGCTCGTCAAGCAGCTCTCGGAGTCGGACCCGCAGGACGTCGACACCTCGGTGGAGTCGGTCGGCGTGCACTCCCGGGACGAGATCGGCCAGGTGGCCGCGGCCTTCGACGACGTGCACCGCGAGGCCGTACGACTCGCCGCCGAGCAGGCGCTGCTGCGAGGAAACGTCAACGCGATGTTCACCAACCTCTCGCGCCGCTCCCAGGGCCTCATCCAGCGTCAGCTCTCGCTCATCTCCGAACTGGAGTCCCGCGAGGCCGACCCGGACCAGCTGTCCTCGCTGTTCAAGCTGGACCACCTCGCGACCCGTATGCGCCGTAACGGTGAGAACCTCCTCGTCCTCGCCGGTGAAGAGCCCGGCCGACGCTGGACCCGCCCGGTCCCGCTGGTCGACGTGCTCCGCGCGGCCGCCTCCGAGGTGGAGCAGTACGAGCGCATCGAACTGGCCGCCGTGCCCGCGACCGAGGTCGCCGGACGCGTGGTCAACGACCTCGTGCACCTGCTCGCCGAGCTCCTGGAGAACGCCACCTCGTTCTCCTCTCCGCAGACCAAGGTCCGCGTCACCGGTCACGCGCTGCCCGACGGCCGCGTCCTGGTCGAGATCCACGACACCGGCATCGGCCTCTCCCCCGAGGACCTCGCCGCGATCAACGAGCGGCTGGCGTCGCCGCCCACCGTGGACGTCTCGGTCTCGCGCCGCATGGGTCTGTTCGTGGTCGGCCGCCTGTCCCTGCGACACGGCATCCGCATCCAGCTGCGCCCCTCCGACTCCGGTGGCACGACCGCCCTGGTCATGCTCCCCGTCGATGTCGCCCAGGGCGGCAAGAAGGTGCCCGGCAAGGCGGGCGGCCAGCAGCCGCAGGCCCCGGCCGGCCAGGGTGGCCGTCCCGGTCTCGCGGGCGGTCCGCCCTCGCGTGCCGGGCTCGCCGCGGGCCCGCTCGGCGGCGGCCCCGGTGCGCCCGGCGGCCGGCTCGCCGCGGGTGCTCCGCGCGGCCAGGTCACCGGTGGCCAGGGACCGCGCGCCGCGCTGCCGCCCCGTGCCGGTGGTCCGCAGCAGGGCCAGCAGGGCGGCCAGCAGTCCGCCTTCGGCAGCACCGCGGCCACTCCCCCGGCCGCCCCGCGCCGCGGCGACCGCCCGATCACCCCGCCGCCCGGCGCCCCGCGCGCCGAGCTGCCCGGCGGCAACCAGCAGCCGGCCCGGCCGCAGGCCGCGAGCTGGGGCAACGACCAGGTGGCGGGGCCGGGTTCGGCCCTGGACGCGCCGCGCGGCCACGAGGAGCCGGAGCAGCACACCGGCCAGTACCCGCGCCCCGCGCTCGACGACCGCCAGGGTCCCGGCTCGACCGCCGAGTTCGCCCGTCCGGACTTCGACGGGCCCCCGCCGGGCAGCCGCCAGGACCAGTCCTCGACGACCGGCGAGTTCGTACGCCCCGACGTGTTCGGCGCGCCGACCGCGCAGGGCCCCTCGGCGACCGGGCAGTTCGAGCGCCCGGGTGGCTACGACGGTTACGGCGACCAGTCCTCGAACACCGGCCAGTTCGCGCGTCCCGGTCAGGACCCGTCCAACACCGGCCAGTACAGCCGTCCCGGCGCCGACGAGCTCCAGGGTCCGGCGGCGACCTCCGGATTCGCCCGCCCGGACTTCAACGCGCCCCGGCCGCCCGCGCCGCAGCCCGCCCAGCCGCAGCAGTACCAGCAGCAGCCTCAGCAGGGCCAGGACTTCGGTTCCGGTGCGCCGCGTCAGCGCGGGGACTTCGGTGCCCCGCGCCGGCCCGCCGCGAGCCTGCCCCCGCAGCAGCAGTCGCAGCCCGATGCGCTGCCGCCGGCCGGTGACGGCGACGGGCGCACCCCGCTGTACGACACGCTGGAGACCAACTGGTTCCAGCAGCAGCAGGGCCAGCAGGGCGGCCAGCCGCAGCAGGGCGCACCGCACGCGCCCCAGGCTCCGCAGCAGCAGGCCCCGCAGGGCCGGACGGCCGAGCCGCGCCAGCAGCCCGCCGAGCGCCGCCCGGCCCGCGAGAGCGGCACCGCGAACGGCACCGGCGCCTCCAACGGCTCCGGCGCCTGGCGCAGTTCACCCAACGACGACCTGGTCCGCCAGGCCGAGCGGGCCCGCAAGCCCGCCGCCGGCGGTATCACGACGTCCGGCCTGCCCAAGCGGGTCCCGCGCGCCAACCTGGTGCCGGGCACCGCACAGCAGCAGAACAACCAGGCAGGACCCCAGGTCTCCCGGGCACCGGACGACGTCCGCGGCCGGCTGACCAATCTCCGCCGGGGCATCCAGCAGGGCCGGCAGGCCGGCAACGGCTCGACCGGCAGCTTCCACGTGGACCCCACTCACCAGCAGGAGCGTTAG
- a CDS encoding roadblock/LC7 domain-containing protein has product MSQAAQNLNWLITNFVDNTPGVSHTVVVSADGLLLAMSEGFPRDRADQLAAVASGLTSLTAGASRIFEGGSVAQTVVEMERGFLFLMSVSDGSSLAVLAHPECDIGLVGYEMALLVDRAGSVLTPDLRAELQGSLLH; this is encoded by the coding sequence ATGAGCCAGGCGGCACAGAACCTGAACTGGTTGATCACCAACTTTGTGGACAACACCCCAGGGGTGTCCCACACGGTGGTGGTCTCCGCCGACGGCCTGCTCCTCGCCATGTCCGAGGGGTTCCCGCGCGACCGCGCCGACCAGCTGGCCGCCGTGGCGTCCGGGCTGACCTCGCTGACCGCGGGGGCCTCCCGCATCTTCGAGGGCGGCAGCGTCGCCCAGACCGTGGTGGAGATGGAGCGCGGCTTCCTCTTCCTGATGTCCGTGTCCGACGGTTCCTCCCTGGCCGTGCTCGCGCACCCGGAGTGCGACATCGGCCTGGTGGGCTACGAGATGGCCCTCCTGGTCGACCGCGCGGGCAGCGTCCTCACTCCGGACCTGCGCGCCGAGCTCCAGGGCAGCCTGCTCCACTGA
- a CDS encoding DUF742 domain-containing protein: MTPPPASHDSYGALHDAAYDSEGDQPLVRPYAMTGGRTRPRYQLAIEALVSTTADPAHLATLLPEHQRICHLCREVKSVAEVSALLQMPLGVARILVADLAEAGMVAIHQPGNGEAGGTPDVTLLERVLSGLRKL, encoded by the coding sequence ATGACCCCGCCACCCGCCTCACACGATTCGTACGGCGCGCTGCACGACGCGGCGTACGACAGTGAAGGCGACCAGCCGCTGGTCCGTCCGTACGCCATGACCGGCGGCCGCACCAGGCCGCGCTACCAGCTCGCCATCGAGGCCCTGGTCAGCACCACGGCCGACCCGGCGCACCTTGCCACTTTGCTGCCGGAGCACCAGCGGATATGCCACCTGTGCCGTGAGGTCAAGTCGGTGGCCGAGGTGTCCGCGCTGCTCCAGATGCCACTTGGTGTCGCCCGGATCCTCGTCGCCGACCTGGCGGAGGCCGGCATGGTGGCGATCCACCAGCCGGGCAATGGAGAGGCCGGCGGCACGCCGGACGTAACGCTGCTCGAGAGGGTGCTCAGTGGACTTCGCAAGCTCTAG
- a CDS encoding GTP-binding protein, with protein MDFASSSGGAARSTTSAKIVVAGGFGVGKTTFVGAVSEINPLRTEAVMTSASAGIDDLTHTGDKTTTTVAMDFGRITLDQDLILYLFGTPGQDRFWFMWDDLVRGAIGAVVLVDTRRLADCFPAVDYFENSGLPFVIALNGFDGHQPYTPDEVREALQIGPDAPIIVTDARHRADAKSALITLVEHALMARLK; from the coding sequence GTGGACTTCGCAAGCTCTAGCGGCGGTGCTGCCCGCTCCACTACTTCCGCGAAGATCGTGGTGGCGGGCGGTTTCGGCGTGGGCAAGACCACGTTCGTCGGCGCGGTCTCGGAGATCAACCCGCTGCGCACCGAGGCCGTCATGACCTCGGCGTCCGCGGGCATCGACGACCTCACGCACACGGGCGACAAGACGACCACCACGGTCGCGATGGACTTCGGCCGCATCACGCTCGACCAGGACCTGATCCTGTACCTCTTCGGTACGCCGGGCCAGGACCGCTTCTGGTTCATGTGGGACGACCTCGTACGCGGCGCCATCGGCGCCGTCGTCCTCGTCGACACCCGCCGCCTCGCCGACTGCTTCCCCGCCGTCGACTACTTCGAGAACAGCGGCCTGCCCTTCGTCATCGCACTCAACGGCTTCGACGGCCACCAGCCGTACACCCCCGACGAAGTCCGCGAAGCCCTCCAGATCGGACCGGACGCTCCGATCATCGTCACCGACGCCCGCCACCGCGCGGACGCGAAGAGCGCGCTCATCACGCTGGTCGAGCACGCTCTGATGGCCCGGCTCAAGTAG
- a CDS encoding sensor histidine kinase encodes MKRSKTSSATQQARGNFTPPQRAAETPAPQTSAPDPGKDAPGSTSRLSPRNWRVATRLNAILLIPVLVGLVMGGFEVKASIATWRDARNAEKVATIVRAASDYGQALLNERDLTAEPLLQNKRDSDIVSKAYATSDAARAKFDESVQGMPDTPSLKRRLAKVRDAEKTLDDLRKSAYAKGLEAKNPVLTEEGYTAIPHYLSTFSNELGLGTGNITSYGRMVYAVDLAKSAGSLQRSIGLHLLLRPSDDPKTFQMQVKAFNSYNYLEFIALGEFDAGGTDADSQHLKEVMAAKDAKVAQEFPGAKQQADDGPHIGAAPAADGSIYNGMAAAIGGGQSVKQLKAEGITPESWMAASTSKFDGYSEVENDLVGRAVTEAGQIADDAKTTAYINGAIVVVALLAAFILAGMVARQMSRSMRRLRNAAFDVAEQRLPMLVDQLSRTEPGRVDTRVVPIPIDSTDEIGEVARAFDQVHREAVRLAAEQALLRGNVNAIFTNLSRRNQSLIEGQLTLITDLENNEADPDQLESLFRLDHLATRMRRNGENLLVLAGEEPGRRWDQPVPLVDVLRAASSEVESYERIELSGVPEAEIHGRAVTDLVHLLAELLENATTFSSPQTKVRVTATRLPDGRVMVEIHDKGIGLTAEDFADINHRLANPPTVDAAVSQRMGLFVVGRLSDRHGIRVQLRPSGEQAGTTSLVMLPDAITHGGGGESAPLGDDFTVSSIIPEQHQQQRSAYDSAPTPMRTAAELGFDDSRYETGEQSDPRELDPVNRSLMREERRAALEAQAQGGERPLFRDEIEPQQTPSYDGSYDNQRGYAQEQPYGTGYEPQQQNGYDGAYQNQQYAPEHTGAYTQDSYAARDDYRDPGYPEGSYEEPTADQSPYQAPYAAQAPQGEWQQENAYQEPYTAPFQPEAESAAEAPGVPGGASERVGFDRPGPSPTTAHALTDAGLPRRGSQQSWSAEPEQEQEQAETQDGPAGDWRSTNDERWTRAEKLREPKAGGVTPSGLPRRVPKANLVEGAAEQTPQGGPQVSRAPEDVRGRLSNLRRGVQQGRNAGSDTSNTYNQER; translated from the coding sequence GTGAAGCGAAGCAAGACGAGCTCCGCGACGCAGCAGGCGCGGGGCAACTTCACCCCGCCGCAGCGTGCGGCGGAAACGCCCGCGCCCCAGACCTCTGCCCCGGATCCCGGCAAGGATGCCCCGGGCAGCACCAGCCGTCTGTCGCCACGCAACTGGCGGGTGGCCACCCGACTGAACGCGATCCTCCTGATCCCCGTACTGGTCGGCCTCGTCATGGGCGGCTTCGAGGTGAAGGCGTCCATAGCCACCTGGCGCGACGCCCGCAACGCCGAGAAGGTCGCGACCATCGTGCGCGCCGCCTCCGACTACGGCCAGGCCCTGCTCAACGAGCGTGACCTCACCGCCGAGCCCCTCCTTCAGAACAAGCGCGACAGCGACATCGTCAGCAAGGCGTACGCCACCTCCGACGCGGCCCGCGCCAAGTTCGACGAATCCGTTCAGGGCATGCCGGACACCCCGAGCCTCAAGCGCCGCCTGGCCAAGGTCCGCGACGCCGAGAAGACCCTGGACGACCTGCGCAAGAGCGCCTACGCCAAGGGCCTCGAAGCCAAGAACCCGGTGCTGACCGAAGAGGGCTACACCGCGATCCCCCACTACCTGAGCACGTTCTCCAACGAGCTCGGCCTGGGCACCGGCAACATCACCAGCTACGGCCGCATGGTGTACGCGGTCGACCTCGCCAAGTCCGCGGGATCGCTCCAGCGCTCCATCGGTCTGCACCTCCTGCTGCGGCCGAGCGACGACCCCAAGACCTTCCAGATGCAGGTCAAGGCGTTCAACTCGTACAACTACCTGGAGTTCATCGCGCTCGGCGAGTTCGACGCCGGTGGTACGGACGCCGACAGCCAGCACCTCAAGGAGGTCATGGCGGCCAAGGACGCCAAGGTCGCCCAGGAGTTCCCCGGAGCCAAGCAGCAGGCCGACGACGGCCCGCACATCGGTGCCGCCCCGGCAGCCGACGGCTCGATCTACAACGGGATGGCCGCCGCGATCGGCGGAGGCCAGAGCGTCAAGCAGCTCAAGGCCGAGGGCATCACCCCCGAGTCCTGGATGGCCGCCTCCACCTCCAAGTTCGACGGCTACAGCGAGGTCGAGAACGACCTGGTCGGCCGGGCCGTGACCGAGGCCGGCCAGATCGCCGACGACGCCAAGACCACCGCGTACATCAACGGCGCCATCGTCGTCGTCGCCCTGCTCGCCGCCTTCATCCTGGCCGGCATGGTGGCCCGCCAGATGAGCCGCTCGATGCGCCGGCTGCGCAACGCCGCCTTCGACGTGGCCGAGCAGCGCCTGCCGATGCTCGTCGACCAGCTCTCGCGCACCGAGCCCGGCCGGGTCGACACCCGGGTCGTGCCGATCCCGATCGACTCCACGGACGAGATCGGCGAGGTGGCCCGCGCCTTCGACCAGGTGCACCGCGAGGCGGTCCGGCTCGCCGCCGAGCAGGCGCTCCTGCGAGGCAACGTCAACGCGATCTTCACCAACCTCTCGCGCCGCAACCAGTCCCTGATCGAGGGCCAGCTGACCCTGATCACCGACCTGGAGAACAACGAGGCCGACCCGGACCAGCTGGAGAGCCTCTTCCGCCTGGACCACCTGGCGACCCGCATGCGCCGCAACGGCGAGAACCTCCTGGTCCTCGCCGGCGAGGAGCCCGGCCGCCGCTGGGACCAGCCGGTCCCGCTGGTCGACGTGCTGCGCGCCGCCTCCTCCGAGGTGGAGTCGTACGAGCGCATCGAGCTGTCCGGTGTTCCGGAGGCCGAGATCCACGGCCGGGCCGTGACCGACCTCGTGCACCTGCTGGCCGAGCTCCTGGAGAACGCCACGACGTTCTCCTCCCCGCAGACCAAGGTCCGCGTCACCGCGACCCGTCTTCCCGACGGCCGCGTGATGGTCGAGATCCACGACAAGGGCATCGGCCTGACCGCCGAGGACTTCGCGGACATCAACCACCGCCTGGCCAACCCGCCGACCGTGGACGCCGCCGTCTCGCAGCGCATGGGCCTGTTCGTGGTCGGCCGGCTCTCCGACCGGCACGGAATCCGCGTCCAGCTGCGCCCCTCGGGCGAGCAGGCCGGCACCACCTCCCTCGTCATGCTCCCGGACGCCATCACCCACGGTGGCGGCGGCGAGAGCGCCCCGCTGGGCGACGACTTCACGGTCTCCTCGATCATCCCCGAGCAGCACCAGCAGCAGCGGTCGGCGTACGACTCCGCGCCCACCCCGATGCGTACGGCCGCCGAGCTCGGCTTCGACGACTCCCGGTACGAGACCGGCGAGCAGTCCGACCCGCGCGAACTCGACCCGGTGAACCGCTCGTTGATGCGCGAGGAGCGCCGGGCAGCCCTGGAGGCCCAGGCGCAGGGCGGCGAACGCCCGCTGTTCCGTGACGAGATCGAGCCCCAGCAGACCCCGTCGTACGACGGCTCCTACGACAACCAGCGGGGCTACGCACAGGAGCAGCCCTACGGCACCGGGTACGAGCCCCAGCAGCAGAACGGCTACGACGGCGCGTACCAGAACCAGCAGTACGCCCCCGAGCACACCGGCGCCTACACGCAGGACTCCTACGCCGCCCGGGACGACTACCGGGACCCCGGCTATCCGGAAGGCTCCTACGAGGAGCCCACGGCCGACCAGAGCCCCTACCAGGCCCCGTACGCCGCCCAGGCGCCGCAAGGCGAGTGGCAGCAGGAGAACGCCTACCAGGAGCCGTACACGGCCCCCTTCCAGCCGGAAGCGGAATCCGCTGCGGAGGCCCCGGGCGTTCCCGGGGGCGCCTCGGAGCGCGTAGGCTTCGACCGTCCGGGCCCGAGCCCGACCACCGCCCACGCGCTGACCGACGCCGGTCTGCCCCGGCGCGGCAGCCAGCAGAGCTGGTCGGCCGAGCCCGAGCAGGAGCAGGAGCAGGCCGAGACGCAGGACGGACCGGCAGGCGACTGGCGCTCGACCAACGACGAGCGGTGGACGAGGGCCGAGAAGCTCCGTGAACCGAAGGCCGGCGGGGTCACTCCCTCCGGTCTCCCCCGGCGGGTGCCCAAGGCCAATCTGGTCGAGGGCGCGGCCGAGCAGACCCCGCAGGGCGGCCCCCAGGTCTCCCGCGCTCCGGAGGACGTGCGCGGCAGGTTGAGCAACCTGCGCCGCGGTGTCCAGCAGGGCCGTAACGCGGGGTCGGACACAAGTAACACCTACAACCAGGAGCGTTAG